One Gelria sp. Kuro-4 DNA segment encodes these proteins:
- the sdaAB gene encoding L-serine ammonia-lyase, iron-sulfur-dependent subunit beta, which produces MSGSGIFTIIGPVMVGPSSSHTAGAARLGWAARAILGTEPVAAAFYLHGSFAETGRGHGTDRALLAGVLGLGPADSRLPAAYRLAEAAGLKYAFYTQDLGDAHPNTVKIVLRGGDGSQVGVTGSSIGGGEIVITAVDDLAVEFSCHYPTLLTLHQDQPGMVARVSVELAAAGVNIAFMRVFRRARGGEASMVVEMDEDAPEQAVARIAALPGMRRVRVVKAVSAC; this is translated from the coding sequence ATGAGCGGAAGCGGCATCTTCACCATCATTGGACCGGTGATGGTGGGCCCCTCCAGCTCGCACACGGCGGGGGCGGCACGCCTGGGTTGGGCGGCGCGGGCCATCCTGGGGACGGAGCCGGTGGCGGCCGCCTTTTACCTGCACGGCTCCTTTGCGGAGACCGGGCGCGGCCACGGCACCGACCGGGCGCTCCTCGCCGGGGTCCTGGGGCTGGGCCCCGCCGACTCGCGGCTGCCCGCGGCGTACCGGCTGGCCGAGGCGGCAGGGTTGAAGTACGCCTTTTACACCCAGGACTTGGGGGACGCCCACCCGAACACGGTAAAGATTGTCCTCCGGGGCGGGGATGGCAGCCAGGTGGGTGTAACCGGCTCCTCGATAGGCGGTGGCGAGATTGTCATCACTGCTGTCGACGACCTGGCGGTGGAGTTCAGCTGCCATTATCCCACGCTCCTGACGCTGCACCAGGACCAGCCGGGCATGGTGGCGCGCGTTTCCGTGGAACTGGCGGCCGCGGGCGTCAATATCGCCTTCATGCGGGTCTTCCGGCGGGCGCGGGGCGGCGAAGCCTCCATGGTGGTAGAAATGGACGAAGACGCACCGGAGCAGGCGGTCGCCCGGATCGCCGCGCTGCCGGGCATGCGGCGCGTACGCGTGGTGAAGGCGGTGAGCGCGTGCTGA